A stretch of Acipenser ruthenus chromosome 1, fAciRut3.2 maternal haplotype, whole genome shotgun sequence DNA encodes these proteins:
- the LOC131696547 gene encoding zinc finger and BTB domain-containing protein 7C-like: MAIGDDDLIGIPFPNHSSEVLCSLNEQRHDGLLCDVTLIVNDQEYRTHRSVLAACSQYFKKLFTVSTAGEQHSVYEIDFVTPESLAAILEFAYTSTLTITTANVKDILSAAQMLEIQCVINVCLEIMDINREADEEEKEEEEEEVEEEEEEEEEEEEKEENAMEASEKQEPQEASNIQDCPPSTLKPEHTEDLFRETPRDSESVEQFTERRKESESLEGGTSGPLRNFSIESLLQEGLYPKLTTQDRRLTFSPLIPGFLPPIWAGEFPGLPQILDHNHNHQEVENGPLDLVIKKENIKEEHKEDLPASVFPSDFLKDIMGIGARSQLGHIKEETDFSSYLNFLGSSHLGGLFPPWQLEEERKVKPKASQQCPICNKVIQGAGKLPRHMRTHTGEKPYMCNICEVRFTRQDKLKIHMRKHTGERPYICIHCNSKFVHNYDLKNHLRIHTGMRPYQCEHCYKSFTRSDHLHRHIKRQSCRVSRPRRGRKPAAWRSASSLYAQGARHNDRPLQQEQQARGRNLPLTLGMDIAGPGDKRFLEERCHSSSSRNGLSFSVEDLDNSIESSEVKLSERKHMLEAERNRGVFTFALAHEDSLPHRTFFSAADPWGIRLGHTSSIPEASN; encoded by the exons ATGGCCATTGGAGATGATGACCTCATTGGGATCCCCTTCCCCAACCACAGCAGTGAGGTGCTTTGCAGCCTGAATGAGCAGAGGCACGACGGACTGCTCTGTGACGTCACCCTGATCGTGAACGACCAGGAGTACCGGACCCACCGCTCAGTGCTGGCCGCCTGCAGCCAGTACTTTAAGAAGCTCTTTACCGTGAGCACTGCAGGAGAGCAGCACAGTGTTTACGAGATCGACTTTGTCACCCCAGAATCCCTGGCCGCCATCCTGGAATTTGCTTACACCTCCACGCTCACCATCACCACTGCCAACGTCAAGGACATCCTTAGTGCTGCCCAGATGCTGGAGATCCAGTGTGTCATTAATGTGTGCCTTGAGATAATGGACATCAACAGAGAGGCTgatgaagaagaaaaagaagaagaagaagaagaagtagaagaagaagaagaagaagaagaagaggaggaggagaaggaggagaatgCAATGGAGGCTTCAGAGAAGCAGGAACCACAGGAGGCAAGCAACATCCAGGATTGCCCACCAAGCACTTTGAAACCTGAACATACAGAGGATCTCTTCAGAGAAACGCCAAGGGACTCTGAAAGTGTAGAACAGTTCACAGAGAGACGAAAGGAATCAGAAAGCCTAGAGGGTGGAACATCTGGGCCTTTAAGGAACTTCTCGATTGAATCCTTGTTACAAGAAGGGCTTTATCCTAAACTGACCACCCAAGACAGAAGGTTGACTTTTTCCCCACTTATACCCGGTTTCCTTCCACCTATATGGGCTGGGGAGTTCCCAGGGTTGCCCCAGATCTTGGACCACAATCACAACCACCAAGAGGTTGAGAACGGACCTTTGGATTTGGTCATCAAAAAGGAAAATATTAAGGAGGAGCATAAGGAAGATCTTCCGGCCAGTGTGTTCCCTAGCGACTTCTTGAAGGACATCATGGGCATCGGAGCCAGGAGTCAACTGGGGCACATCAAAGAGGAAACAGACTTTAGCTCCTACCTGAACTTCTTAGGTTCCTCCCACCTCGGTGGACTCTTCCCTCCTTGgcagctggaggaggagaggaaggtGAAGCCCAAGGCATCTCAGCAGTGTCCCATCTGCAACAAAGTGATCCAGGGGGCAGGGAAACTGCCCCGCCACATGAGGACTCACACTGGAGAAAAGCCATACATGTGCAATATTTGTGAGGTCCGCTTTACCAG gCAAGACAAACTGAAGATTCACATGCGGAAGCACACAGGAGAGCGGCCGTATATCTGCATCCACTGCAACTCCAAGTTCGTGCACAACTACGACCTGAAGAACCACCTGCGCATTCACACCGGCATGCGGCCCTACCAGTGCGAACACTGCTACAAGAGCTTCACACGCTCCGACCACCTGCACCGCCACATCAAGAGGCAGAGCTGTCGAGTCTCACGCCCCCGCCGAGGCCGCAAGCCTGCCGCCTGGCGCTCTGCTAGCTCGCTCTATGCTCAGGGTGCCCGCCACAATGACAGACCtctccagcaggagcagcaggcCAGAGGCAGGAACCTCCCCCTGACCCTTGGCATGGATATCGCAGGCCCTGGTGACAAACGTTTCTTGGAAGAACGGtgtcacagcagcagcagcaggaatgGTTTGAGCTTCAGTGTAGAGGACTTGGACAACAGCATAGAGAGTTCAGAGGTGAAACTTTCTGAAAGGAAGCACATGCTGGAAGCAGAACGGAACCGAGGGGTCTTCACTTTTGCTCTGGCCCACGAGGATAGCCTCCCGCACCGCACCTTCTTCTCCGCTGCTGACCCGTGGGGCATAAGGCTTGGACACACTTCTTCCATACCAGAAGCCAGTAActaa